The genome window GGCATGGACGGCGTCGAGACCTTGGCGAAGATTCGCGAACTCGCCCCCGACACGGTGCGCCTGATGCTCACCGGCAACGCCGACATGCAGACCGCCATCGACGCGATCAACACCGGCGCGATCTTCCGCTTCCTCACCAAGCCTTGTCCGCCGGAGACGATGGCGCAGGGGCTCGACGCCGCGCGCGAGCAATACCGTCTCGTCACCGCCGAGCGCGAACTGCTGGAAAAGACCCTGGCGGGGTCGGTCAAGGTGCTGATCGACATGCTCGCGCTCGCCTCGCCGTCGGCGTTCTCGCGGGCGACGCGGATCCGCAACTGGGCGCGCAAGGTCGGCGCCGCGCTCGGCCTGCCGCAGCGCTGGCAGCTCGAGATCGCGGCGATGCTGGGGCCGGTGGGTCTGCTCTCGGTGCCGCCCGAGGTGTTGCAGAAACTACAGAAGAAGCAGCCGCTTTCGGAGATCGAGCGCGGCATGATCGAGCGCAGCCCGGAGGCGGCGCGCAACGTCATCGCCCACATTCCGCGCCTCGCCGGGGTGGCGAAGATCATCCATTTGCAGAACCGCGGTTTCGACGGTTCCGGCTTCCCCGCCGACGGGCCGAAAGGTACCGAGATTCCGACCGACGCGCGGATCCTCCACATTCTCGCGGCGCTCGCCAACGTGGTGTCCGGGCACGAGCCGACCCGCGCCGATTTCGACGCGCTGGCCCTGCGCGCGCCGCAGTTCGACCCGACCCTGTTCACCCGCGTCCGTCAGGTGCTGGAGGTGGCCTCCGACCGCGCCCGCGACGGCGTCGTCGCGAAGGTGTTGCCGACCGGGCTGCTGCTGCCCGACATGGTGCTCGCCGCCGACGTCATCGCCGCCGACGGCCGCCTCGTGCTTTCCGCCGACATGCAGATCTCCGAGGCGCACGTCGAGAGCCTGCGCAACCTCGCGCGGCTCAAGCGCATCCCCGATGCGGTCTCGGTGCTGCTGGAAGACGAGCAGAAGATTCCCGTCTGAGCCTCAATGCTCCCGGTGCAGGCATTTGTCGTGGTCGTCGAGGACGTCGATGACCCGGCAGTCGGCGACCCGGCCGTGGGCGCAGTCGCCGATCATCCGCACCAGCTCGTCGCGCTGCGCCGCCAGCCGCGCGATCTTGTCCTCGATTTCCGACAAACGCTCGCGGGCGAGGCGGTCGGCCTCGCAGCACGGCTCGCCCGGGTTCTGCGCCATCTGCGCAAGGCGGCGGATCGCCCCGATCTCGAAGCCGAGCTCGCGGGCGTGGCGGATGAAGCGCAGCCGCCGCACCGCTTCGGGCGGGTAGAGGCGGCGGTTGCCCTCGCTGCGCGCCGGTTCGGGTAGCAGGCCGATGCTTTCGTAATAGCGGATCGTCGGAATCTTGACGCCGCTCTGCTTCGCGAGGTCGCCGATCGGCAGCATCCCGCATTTCTCCCCTTGC of uncultured Alphaproteobacteria bacterium contains these proteins:
- a CDS encoding Response regulator receiver domain-containing protein: MSGILLIDDDVNLLAALKRQFRGRYPIETATSGEDALARLKAGESFEVVVCDMRMGGMDGVETLAKIRELAPDTVRLMLTGNADMQTAIDAINTGAIFRFLTKPCPPETMAQGLDAAREQYRLVTAERELLEKTLAGSVKVLIDMLALASPSAFSRATRIRNWARKVGAALGLPQRWQLEIAAMLGPVGLLSVPPEVLQKLQKKQPLSEIERGMIERSPEAARNVIAHIPRLAGVAKIIHLQNRGFDGSGFPADGPKGTEIPTDARILHILAALANVVSGHEPTRADFDALALRAPQFDPTLFTRVRQVLEVASDRARDGVVAKVLPTGLLLPDMVLAADVIAADGRLVLSADMQISEAHVESLRNLARLKRIPDAVSVLLEDEQKIPV
- the hmrR gene encoding Heavy metal-dependent transcriptional regulator, MerR family: MLPIGDLAKQSGVKIPTIRYYESIGLLPEPARSEGNRRLYPPEAVRRLRFIRHARELGFEIGAIRRLAQMAQNPGEPCCEADRLARERLSEIEDKIARLAAQRDELVRMIGDCAHGRVADCRVIDVLDDHDKCLHREH